One genomic window of Camelina sativa cultivar DH55 chromosome 5, Cs, whole genome shotgun sequence includes the following:
- the LOC104786823 gene encoding uncharacterized protein LOC104786823 isoform X1: MQMTERGRAMWRTCLASAFRTALACTFVGAATLYGPEWINRHVAFPAFSYVTVILIITDATLGDTLRGCWLALYATCQSVGPAIVTLKLIGPARLTAETTALAAALAAFVVVLPNSSTHLVAKRIALGQIVLIYVIGYIKGAETDPVMHPLRVAASTALGVIACVLALLVPLPRLATCEVKQSSKELGQNITTRVKLYMKAFCTEDAMSATASVSQARVLARTSSKLYQTIKRYQPSMTWERLPFKIWRWQNVNDNKGEKLQSMEIALRGMEMVVASKSPIPTSLLEGEVKDGLKNIQERVILSIKRANNSPQPSVTPESDPKKSDEECLQTLQEIPGTPQDLPFYFFLFCLRLLETITMAKSEENKVKVLEKSKTRSWINDWDSKKVMPALKLSLSLGFAIFLGSMFSKPNGYWAGLPVAVSFAAAREATFKVANVKAQGTVIGTVYGVMGCFVFQKFLSVRFLSLLPWFLFSSFLSRSKMYGQAGGISAAIGAVLILGRKNFGPPSEFAIERIIETFIGLSCAIMVELIFQPTRAANIAKLELSRSFHALYECACLFGAKASKAEIMESQKKLRSHLNELKKFTAEAHAEPSFWFSPFNFSCYEKLFKSLSKMADLLQFSGYAIGFLGEQGKTKSPQCKEILSNVDKDLKSLTGSIGLLAKSYEEITLLKSLDALEKALAKSDNISWDIELGKTPNPSFSTAVSEPEKILETYLQHCRSVADGIFRVEEGDDGEEVKVDKSEVVLSLSALGFCVEKIGKETREIEEMVKEVVQSENPSSHVNLHEISCKIRSLYK; encoded by the exons atgcaaatgACAGAGAGAGGCCGAGCCATGTGGCGCACGTGCCTAGCCTCAGCTTTCCGAACAGCTCTAGCCTGTACATTCGTTGGTGCAGCTACACTCTACGGCCCCGAATGGATCAACCGCCACGTGGCATTCCCGGCCTTCTCTTACGTTACTGTTATCCTCATCATCACCGACGCTACACTCGGAGACACGCTACGTGGCTGCTGGTTAGCTCTTTACGCCACGTGTCAGAGCGTGGGACCTGCGATAGTCACGTTAAAGCTTATAGGACCCGCTCGTCTCACGGCCGAAACCACTGCTCTCGCCGCGGCTCTAGCGGCGTTCGTGGTGGTGCTACCTAACAGTTCGACCCACTTGGTGGCTAAGAGAATCGCGTTAGGCCAGATCGTTCTCatttatgttattggttatattaaaGGAGCTGAGACTGATCCGGTTATGCACCCTCTTCGAGTGGCGGCTAGCACCGCGCTTGGTGTTATAGCTTGCGTTCTTGCACTTCTCGTCCCACTTCCTCGCTTGGCTACTTGTGAG gtGAAACAAAGCAGCAAAGAGCTTGGTCAAAACATAACGACGAGAGTGAAGTTGTACATGAAGGCTTTTTGCACCGAGGATGCCATGTCAGCAACGGCGTCAGTCTCACAGGCTCGAGTGCTGGCTCGTACTTCCTCCAAGCtttatcaaacaatcaaacgtTACCAA CCAAGCATGACATGGGAGAGGCTTCCATTTAAGATATGGAGGTGGCAAAACGTGAATGATAACAAAGGAGAGAAACTACAAAGCATGGAGATTGCTCTTAGAGGAATGGAAATGGTAGTAGCAAGCAAATCTCCTATTCCTACGAGCTTACTTGAGGGTGAAGTGAAAGACGGTCTCAAGAATATACAAGAACGTGTGATTCTCTCAATCAAACGAGCAAACAATAGTCCGCAACCGTCGGTAACACCAGAATCCGATCCCAAAAAATCCGATGAAGAGTGCCTCCAAACACTTCAGGAAATCCCGGGAACGCCTCAAGATTTACCcttttacttcttcttgttctgcCTCAGGCTCCTTGAAACCATCACAATGGCTAAATCGGAGGAGAACAAAGTCAAGGTCTTAGAAAAATCCAAAACGAGGTCTTGGATAAACGATTGGGACAGCAAGAAGGTCATGCCCGCGTTAAAGCTCTCGCTTTCGTTAGGTTTTGCCATTTTTCTAG GTTCGATGTTTAGTAAGCCAAACGGATATTGGGCTGGTTTACCTGTAGCGGTCAGCTTTGCAGCGGCTAGAGAGGCGACGTTTAAAGTGGCGAATGTGAAGGCACAAGGAACAGTGATAGGAACGGTGTATGGAGTGATgggttgttttgtgtttcagaaGTTTTTGTCAGTTAGGTTTCTTTCTCTGCTTCCATGGTTTCTCTTCTCTAGCTTCTTGAGCAGGAGTAAGATGTACGGACAGGCCGGAGGTATATCGGCGGCTATAGGAGCCGTTTTGATTCTCGGAAGGAAGAATTTTGGCCCACCAAGCGAGTTCGCGATCGAGAGAATCATCGAGACTTTTATTGGTTTGTCTTGTGCCATCATGGTGGAGCTTATCTTTCAGCCCACGAGAGCCGCTAACATAGCTAAACTTGAGCTCTCTAGAAGCTTCCACGCTTTGTACGAGTGTGCATGCTTGTTTGGAGCTAAAGCGAGTAAAGCAGAGATAATGGAGAGTCAAAAGAAGTTGAGAAGTCACTTAAATGAGCTCAAGAAGTTCACGGCTGAAGCCCATGCAGAGCCAAGTTTCTGGTTTTCGCCTTTCAACTTTTCTTGCTACGAAAAGCTGTTCAAGTCATTGTCTAAAATGGCTGATCTATTGCAATTCAGCGGTTACGCTATAGGCTTTCTTGGAGaacaaggaaaaacaaaatcaccaCAGTGCAAGGAGATTTTAAGCAACGTAGACAAAGATCTCAAGAGTCTAACAGGGAGCATAGGTCTTTTAGCCAAATCATACGAGGAAATTACACTACTCAAATCACTCGACGCCCTCGAAAAGGCACTGGCCAAGAGCGACAACATCTCATGGGACATTGAGCTGGGGAAGACACCAAACCCTAGCTTCTCAACCGCCGTGAGCGAGCCGGAGAAGATTTTAGAGACATATCTCCAGCATTGCAGAAGCGTGGCGGATGGAATATTCCGTGTGGAAGAAGGAGACGACGGAGAAGAGGTCAAAGTGGACAAGAGTGAGGTCGTGTTGAGTTTGAGCGCATTAGGGTTTTGTGTGGAGAAGATTGGGAAAGAGACAAGAGAGATTGAAGAGATGGTCAAAGAGGTTGTGCAATCAGAGAACCCTTCAAGCCATGTTAACTTGCATGAGATCTCTTGCAAAATACGTTCTTTGTACAAATGA
- the LOC104786823 gene encoding uncharacterized protein LOC104786823 isoform X2 gives MQMTERGRAMWRTCLASAFRTALACTFVGAATLYGPEWINRHVAFPAFSYVTVILIITDATLGDTLRGCWLALYATCQSVGPAIVTLKLIGPARLTAETTALAAALAAFVVVLPNSSTHLVAKRIALGQIVLIYVIGYIKGAETDPVMHPLRVAASTALGVIACVLALLVPLPRLATCEVKQSSKELGQNITTRVKLYMKAFCTEDAMSATASVSQARVLARTSSKLYQTIKRYQPSMTWERLPFKIWRWQNVNDNKGEKLQSMEIALRGMEMVVASKSPIPTSLLEGEVKDGLKNIQERVILSIKRANNSPQPSVTPESDPKKSDEECLQTLQEIPGTPQDLPFYFFLFCLRLLETITMAKSEENKVKVLEKSKTRSWINDWDSKKVMPALKLSLSLGFAIFLGSMFSKPNGYWAGLPVAVSFAAAREATFKVANVKAQGTVIGTVYGVMGCFVFQKFLSVRFLSLLPWFLFSSFLSRSKMYGQAGGISAAIGAVLILGRKNFGPPSEFAIERIIETFIGLSCAIMVELIFQPTRAANIAKLELSRSFHALYECACLFGAKASKAEIMESQKKLRSHLNELKKFTAEAHAEPSFWFSPFNFSCYEKLFKSLSKMADLLQFSGYAIGFLGEQGKTKSPQCKEILSNVDKDLKSLTGSIGLLAKSYEEITLLKSLDALEKALAKSDNISWDIELGKTPNPSFSTAVSEPEKILETYLQHCRSVADGIFRVEEGDDGEEVKVDKSEVVLSLSALGFCVEKIGKETREIEEMVKEVVQSENPSSHVNLHEISCKIRSLYK, from the exons atgcaaatgACAGAGAGAGGCCGAGCCATGTGGCGCACGTGCCTAGCCTCAGCTTTCCGAACAGCTCTAGCCTGTACATTCGTTGGTGCAGCTACACTCTACGGCCCCGAATGGATCAACCGCCACGTGGCATTCCCGGCCTTCTCTTACGTTACTGTTATCCTCATCATCACCGACGCTACACTCGGAGACACGCTACGTGGCTGCTGGTTAGCTCTTTACGCCACGTGTCAGAGCGTGGGACCTGCGATAGTCACGTTAAAGCTTATAGGACCCGCTCGTCTCACGGCCGAAACCACTGCTCTCGCCGCGGCTCTAGCGGCGTTCGTGGTGGTGCTACCTAACAGTTCGACCCACTTGGTGGCTAAGAGAATCGCGTTAGGCCAGATCGTTCTCatttatgttattggttatattaaaGGAGCTGAGACTGATCCGGTTATGCACCCTCTTCGAGTGGCGGCTAGCACCGCGCTTGGTGTTATAGCTTGCGTTCTTGCACTTCTCGTCCCACTTCCTCGCTTGGCTACTTGTGAG gtGAAACAAAGCAGCAAAGAGCTTGGTCAAAACATAACGACGAGAGTGAAGTTGTACATGAAGGCTTTTTGCACCGAGGATGCCATGTCAGCAACGGCGTCAGTCTCACAGGCTCGAGTGCTGGCTCGTACTTCCTCCAAGCtttatcaaacaatcaaacgtTACCAA CCAAGCATGACATGGGAGAGGCTTCCATTTAAGATATGGAGGTGGCAAAACGTGAATGATAACAAAGGAGAGAAACTACAAAGCATGGAGATTGCTCTTAGAGGAATGGAAATGGTAGTAGCAAGCAAATCTCCTATTCCTACGAGCTTACTTGAGGGTGAAGTGAAAGACGGTCTCAAGAATATACAAGAACGTGTGATTCTCTCAATCAAACGAGCAAACAATAGTCCGCAACCGTCGGTAACACCAGAATCCGATCCCAAAAAATCCGATGAAGAGTGCCTCCAAACACTTCAGGAAATCCCGGGAACGCCTCAAGATTTACCcttttacttcttcttgttctgcCTCAGGCTCCTTGAAACCATCACAATGGCTAAATCGGAGGAGAACAAAGTCAAGGTCTTAGAAAAATCCAAAACGAGGTCTTGGATAAACGATTGGGACAGCAAGAAGGTCATGCCCGCGTTAAAGCTCTCGCTTTCGTTAGGTTTTGCCATTTTTCTAGGTTCGATGTTTAGTAAGCCAAACGGATATTGGGCTGGTTTACCTGTAGCGGTCAGCTTTGCAGCGGCTAGAGAGGCGACGTTTAAAGTGGCGAATGTGAAGGCACAAGGAACAGTGATAGGAACGGTGTATGGAGTGATgggttgttttgtgtttcagaaGTTTTTGTCAGTTAGGTTTCTTTCTCTGCTTCCATGGTTTCTCTTCTCTAGCTTCTTGAGCAGGAGTAAGATGTACGGACAGGCCGGAGGTATATCGGCGGCTATAGGAGCCGTTTTGATTCTCGGAAGGAAGAATTTTGGCCCACCAAGCGAGTTCGCGATCGAGAGAATCATCGAGACTTTTATTGGTTTGTCTTGTGCCATCATGGTGGAGCTTATCTTTCAGCCCACGAGAGCCGCTAACATAGCTAAACTTGAGCTCTCTAGAAGCTTCCACGCTTTGTACGAGTGTGCATGCTTGTTTGGAGCTAAAGCGAGTAAAGCAGAGATAATGGAGAGTCAAAAGAAGTTGAGAAGTCACTTAAATGAGCTCAAGAAGTTCACGGCTGAAGCCCATGCAGAGCCAAGTTTCTGGTTTTCGCCTTTCAACTTTTCTTGCTACGAAAAGCTGTTCAAGTCATTGTCTAAAATGGCTGATCTATTGCAATTCAGCGGTTACGCTATAGGCTTTCTTGGAGaacaaggaaaaacaaaatcaccaCAGTGCAAGGAGATTTTAAGCAACGTAGACAAAGATCTCAAGAGTCTAACAGGGAGCATAGGTCTTTTAGCCAAATCATACGAGGAAATTACACTACTCAAATCACTCGACGCCCTCGAAAAGGCACTGGCCAAGAGCGACAACATCTCATGGGACATTGAGCTGGGGAAGACACCAAACCCTAGCTTCTCAACCGCCGTGAGCGAGCCGGAGAAGATTTTAGAGACATATCTCCAGCATTGCAGAAGCGTGGCGGATGGAATATTCCGTGTGGAAGAAGGAGACGACGGAGAAGAGGTCAAAGTGGACAAGAGTGAGGTCGTGTTGAGTTTGAGCGCATTAGGGTTTTGTGTGGAGAAGATTGGGAAAGAGACAAGAGAGATTGAAGAGATGGTCAAAGAGGTTGTGCAATCAGAGAACCCTTCAAGCCATGTTAACTTGCATGAGATCTCTTGCAAAATACGTTCTTTGTACAAATGA
- the LOC104789242 gene encoding uncharacterized protein LOC104789242 → MPHKIRVIEKNDRESGDDGDDDRDDDGQEMTKTSSTPERLRKRSRNESPAKDDGKDDQEDARDVENKKKIKRSQEEGEDDVMERFEYEVEEAVEDWFDEFQIRRNTIPDSSDEDEDPVITRDRKIRLGTYDKLAIGRTFFTGFEFKETVLHYALKNRENLRQDRWEKDKISFRCAIKKGCGWYVYCAYEELKQMWVLKTICTDHSCTSNGKCKLLKSPVIGRLFMDKLRLKPNFMPLKIQRHIKEQWKICSTIGQVQRGRLLALKWLKEEYDKQFSHIRGYVAEIIDSNKGSTAFVDTISNAAGEDVFDRIYVCLGAMKNAFYYCRPIIGIDGTFLKHAVKGCLLTAIGHDANNQIYPVAWACVQAETADNWLWFLNQLSVDLNLKDGSDYVILSDRCKGIISAVKSALPKTEHRPCVKHIVENLKKKHANKDYLKKFVWNLAWSYNHSAYEVTLNELRAYSMSLYEDVMKEEPKTWCRPFFKIGSCCEDVDNNANESFNATIVKARAKALVPMMETIRRQAMARITKRKKKILKWKKKISEYVSDILEKEEEEAMKCEVTKGTHQKFEVWIDGNSQGVCLSTGKWECSCCKWQVTGIPCEHAYAAIIDVGKNVEDFVAPCFSSLVWLEQYETVKAPPEPIPPGRKKGQKKKYDQIKGKLESPKKKKKKGEPEILKLGRKGRIMHCKSCGEAGHNAAGCAKFPKEKKSKKSKKQDTMQLAEACF, encoded by the exons ATGCCTCACAAGATTAGAGTGATAGAGAAGAATGATAGAGAAAGTGGAGATGATGGGGACGACGACCGAGACGATGATGGACAAGAGATGACAAAGACATCATCGACTCCGGAGAGGCTAAGAAAGAGGAGTAGAAACGAATCTCCAGCAAAAGATGATGGAAAAGACGATCAAGAGGATGCTAGAGATGttgagaataagaagaaaataaagagatcccaagaagaaggtgaagatgacGTGATGGAAAGGTTTGAGTATGAGGTAGAGGAAGCTGTAGAGGACTGGTTCGATGAGTTTCAGATTCGTCGTAATACCATTCCTGATAGCTCtgacgaagatgaagatccGGTAATTACTAGAGATAGGAAGATTAGGTTGGGAACATATGATAAATTGGCTATTGGTAGAACTTTCTTCACTGGTTTTGAGTTCAAAGAGACTGTTTTGCATTATGCATTGAAGAATAGAGAAAATCTTAGACAAGATAGGTGGGAGAAGGATAAAATCAGTTTTAGGTGTGCTATTAAGAAGGGTTGTGGTTGGTATGTGTACTGTGCATACGAAGAGTTGAAGCAAATGTGGGTTTTGAAGACTATATGCACCGATCACAGTTGTACTTCTAATGGGAAATGCAAGTTGCTTAAGAGTCCAGTTATTGGAAGGTTATTcatggacaagctgagattgAAGCCTAATTTTATGCCTCTTAAAATTCAACGGCATATTAAGGAGCAATGGAAAATATGCAGCACTATTGGACAAGTGCAAAGaggaagacttctagcattgAAGTGGCTAAAAGAAGAATATGACAAGCAATTTTCTCACATCCGAGGTTATGTTGCTGAAATTATAGACTCAAACAAGGGATCAACTGCATTTGTTGACACCATTTCTAATGCAGCTGGAGAAGATGTGTTCGACCGAATCTATGTATGTCTTGGAGCAATGAAGAATGCATTTTACTATTGTAGGCCAATCATTGGGATTGATGGAACCTTCTTGAAGCATGCTGTTAAAGGTTGTCTATTGACTGCTATAGGTCATGATGCTAATAATCAGATTTATCCAGTTGCTTGGGCTTGTGTTCAAGCTGAAACTGCAGACAATTGGCTTTGGTTTCTGAATCAGCTTAGTGTTGACTTGAATCTTAAAGATGGCAGTGATTATGTTATCTTATCAGACCGTTGCAAg gGAATCATAAGTGCAGTTAAAAGTGCATTACCAAAAACTGAGCATAGACCGTGTGTCAAGCATATTGTggagaacttgaagaagaaacatgcaAATAAAGACTATTTGAAGAAGTTTGTGTGGAACTTAGCTTGGAGCTACAACCATTCTGCCTATGAAGTTACTTTGAATGAGTTGAGAGCATATAGCATGTCGTTGTATGAAGATGTGATGAAGGAGGAACCAAAGACTTGGTGTAGACCTTTTTTCAAGATCGGCAGTTGTTGTGAGGATGTAGACAATAATGCAAATGAGTCCTTTAATGCCACAATCGTCAAAGCAAGAGCAAAAGCATTGGTTCCAATGATGGAAACAATAAGAAGGCAAGCGATGGCACGTATAactaagagaaaaaagaaaatactaaaatggaagaagaagatatctgAGTATGTATCAGATATATTGgaaaaagaggaggaagaagctaTGAAATGTGAAGTCACAAAAGGAACACATCAGAAGTTTGAAGTTTGGATAGATGGGAATTCACAAGGTGTGTGTTTGAGTACTGGGAAATGGGAATGCTCATGCTGCAAATGGCAAGTCACAGGGATTCCATGTGAGCATGCCTATGCAGCAATCATAGATGTTGGTAAAAATGTTGAAGATTTTGTTGCTCCATGCTTTAGCTCTCTAGTATGGTTGGAACAATATGAGACAG TGAAAGCACCTCCAGAACCAATTCCACCTGGTAGAAAGAAAGGACAGAAGAAGAAATATGATCAGATCAAGGGTAAGCTGGAgtctccaaagaagaagaagaagaaaggggaaCCAGAAATACTCAAACTAGGAAGGAAAGGAAGGATAATGCATTGTAAGTCATGTGGTGAAGCAGGACATAATGCAGCTGGATGTGCAAAATTtccaaaggagaagaagagtaagaagagtAAGAAGCAGGACACAATGCAACTGGCTGAGGcatgtttctaa
- the LOC104786824 gene encoding UDP-glucuronic acid decarboxylase 6 gives MATNSSNGTTTTKPPPMPSPLRNSKFFQSNMRILVTGGAGFIGSHLVDRLMQNEKNEVIVADNYFTGSKDNLKKWIGHPRFELIRHDVTEPLLVEVDQIYHLACPASPIFYKYNPVKTIKTNVIGTLNMLGLAKRVGARILLTSTSEVYGDPLVHPQPESYWGNVNPIGVRSCYDEGKRVAETLMFDYHRQHGIEIRIARIFNTYGPRMNIDDGRVVSNFIAQALRGEALTVQKPGTQTRSFCYVSDMVDGLMRLMEGDQTGPINIGNPGEFTMVELAETVKELIKPDIEIKMVENTPDDPRQRKPDISKAKEVLGWEPKVKLREGLPLMEEDFRLRLGVSKK, from the exons ATGGCAACGAATTCTTCCAACGGGACGACAACGACAAAGCCACCACCGATGCCTTCTCCTCTGCGTAACTCCAAGTTCTTTCAg TCGAATATGAGGATCTTGGTGACAGGAGGAGCTGGATTCATTGGTTCACATCTCGTTGATAGATTGATGCAAAATGAAAAGAATGAAGTAATCGTTGCGGATAATTACTTCACAGGATCAAAAGACAATCTCAAGAAATGGATCGGTCATCCAAGATTTGAGCTCATTCGTCACG ATGTGACCGAGCCTCTGTTAGTCGAGGTTGATCAAATCTACCATTTAGCATGTCCTGCATCTCCAATTTTCTACAAATACAACCCGGTTAAG ACGATAAAAACGAATGTGATTGGCACACTTAACATGTTAGGACTAGCTAAGAGGGTTGGAGCTAGAATTTTGCTTACTTCGACATCTGAAGTTTACGGTGATCCTTTGGTTCACCCTCAACCTGAGAGCTACTGGGGAAATGTAAACCCGATCG GTGTTAGAAGCTGTTACGATGAAGGAAAACGTGTGGCAGAGACTCTAATGTTTGATTACCATAGGCAACATGGGATTG AAATACGCATAGCAAGAATATTCAACACATATGGTCCTCGTATGAACATAGACGATGGTCGTGTAGTGAGCAACTTCATTGCTCAGGCTCTCAG GGGAGAAGCTCTAACTGTTCAGAAACCGGGAACACAAACCCGCAGTTTCTGTTATGTATCAGACATG GTGGACGGTCTAATGCGACTGATGGAAGGAGACCAAACCGGACCGATCAACATAGGCAATCCAGGCGAATTCACGATGGTTGAACTCGCTGAGACGGTTAAAGAG CTTATTAAACCGGACATCGAGATAAAAATGGTAGAGAACACACCAGATGATCCAAGGCAAAGGAAACCAGACATAAGCAAAGCTAAAGAAGTTCTTGGTTGGGAACCAAAGGTGAAGCTACGTGAAGGGCTTCCTCTTATGGAAGAAGACTTCCGTCTCAGGCTTGGTGTTTCAAAGAAGTGA